A portion of the Tachysurus fulvidraco isolate hzauxx_2018 chromosome 8, HZAU_PFXX_2.0, whole genome shotgun sequence genome contains these proteins:
- the polr2a gene encoding DNA-directed RNA polymerase II subunit RPB1, with protein MHGPPSSDSACPLRLIRRVQFGVLSPDELKRMSVTEGGIKYPETTEGGRPKLGGLMDPRQGVIERSGRCQTCAGNMTECPGHFGHIELAKPVFHVGFITKIMKVLRCVCFFCSKLLVDANNPKIKDILGKSKGQPRKRLMHVYDLCKGKNICEGGEEMDNKFGVEQQENDEDLTKEKGHGGCGRYQPRIRRSGLELYAEWKHVNEDSQEKKILLSPERVHEIFKRISDEEDLILGMDPKFARPEWMIVTVLPVPPLAVRPAVVMQGSARNQDDLTHKLADIVKINNQLRRNEQSGAAAHVIAEDVKLLQFHVATMVDNELPGLPRAMQKSGRPLKSIKQRLKGKEGRVRGNLMGKRVDFSARTVITPDPNLQIDQVGVPRSIAANMTFPEIVTPFNIDRLQELVRRGNSQYPGAKYIIRDNGDRIDLRFHPKPSDLHLQIGYKVERHMCDGDIVIFNRQPTLHKMSMMGHRVRILPWSTFRLNLSVTTPYNADFDGDEMNLHLPQSLETRAEIQELAMVPRMIVTPQSNRPVMGIVQDTLTAVRKFTKRDVFLERGEVMNLLMFLSSWDGKVPQPAILKPRPLWTGKQIFSLIIPGHINVIRTHSTHPDDEDSGPFKHISPGDTKVIVENGELIMGILCKKSLGTSAGSLVHISYLEMGHDITRLFYSNIQTVVNNWLLIEGHSIGIGDSIADAKTYLDIQNTIKKAKQDVIEVIEKAHNNELEPTPGNTLRQTFENQVNRILNDARDKTGSSAQKSLSEYNNFKSMVVAGSKGSKINISQVIAVVGQQNVEGKRIPFGFKHRTLPHFIKDDYGPESRGFVENSYLAGLTPTEFFFHAMGGREGLIDTAVKTAETGYIQRRLIKSMESVMVKYDATVRNSINQVVQLRYGEDGLAGEAVEFQNMATLKPSHKAFEKKFKFEYTNERALRRTLQEDVLKDVMTNAHVQSALEKEFDKMKEDREILRAIFPTGDSKVVLPCNLARMIWNAQKIFRINPRTPTDLNPLRVVEGVQELSKKLVIVNGDDPLSKQAQQNATLLFNIHLRSTLCSKRMTEEFRLSSEAFEWLLGEIETKFNQSIVHPGEMVGALAAQSLGEPATQMTLNTFHYAGVSAKNVTLGVPRLKELINISKRPKTPSLTVFLLGQAARDAERAKDILCRLEHTTLRKVTANTAIYYDPNPQSTVVAEDQEWVNVYYEMPDFDVTRISPWLLRIELDRKHMTDRKLSMEQIAEKINAGFGDDLNCIFNDDNAEKLVLRIRIMNSDENKFQEDEEVVDKMDDDVFLRCIESNMLTDMTLQGIEQISKVYMHLPQTENKKKTIITEEGEFKALQEWILETDGVSLMRVLSEKDVDPVRTTSNDIVEIFTVLGIEAVRKALERELYHVISFDGSYVNYRHLALLCDTMTCRGHLMAITRHGINRQDTGPLMKCSFEETVDVLMEASSHGECDPMKGVSENIMLGQLAPAGTGCFDLLLDAEKCKYGMEIPTNIPGISVAGPTGMFFGSAPSPMSGMSPAMTPWNTGATPAYGAWSPSVGSGMTPGGAGFSPSAASDASGFSPGYSPAWSPTPGSPGSPGPASPYIPSPGGAMSPNYSPTSPAYEPRSPGGYTPQSPGYSPTSPSYSPTSPSYSPTSPNYSPTSPSYSPTSPSYSPTSPSYSPTSPSYSPTSPSYSPTSPSYSPTSPSYSPTSPSYSPTSPSYSPTSPSYSPTSPSYSPTSPSYSPTSPSYSPTSPSYSPTSPSYSPTSPSYSPTSPNYTPTSPSYSPTSPSYSPTSPSYSPTSPNYTPTSPNYSPTSPSYSPTSPSYSPSSPRYTPQSPTYTPSSPSYSPSSPSYSPTSPKYTPTSPSYSPSSPEYTPTSPKYSPTSPKYSPTSPKYSPTSPTYSPTTPKYSPTSPTYSPTSPTYTPTSPKYSPTSPTYSPTSPKYSPTSPTYSPTSPKGSTYSPTSPGYSPTSPTYSPAISPDDSDEENN; from the exons ATGCACGGACCGCCTTCCAGCGACAGCGCATGCCCACTGCGCCTCATCAGGAGGGTTCAGTTCGGCGTCCTCAGCCCTGATGAGCTT AAACGGATGTCTGTCACCGAAGGGGGCATCAAGTACCCCGAGACCACAGAGGGAGGACGCCCCAAACTGGGAGGTCTCATGGACCCTCGGCAGGGCGTCATCGAGAGGTCCGGGAGATGCCAGACGTGTGCAG GTAACATGACAGAATGTCCGGGTCACTTCGGTCACATCGAGCTGGCCAAGCCTGTCTTTCACGTTGGCTTCATCACAAAGATCATGAAAGTCCtccgctgtgtgtgtttcttttgctCCAAGCTGCTGGTCGATGCG AACAACCCAAAAATCAAAGACATCTTGGGCAAGTCGAAAGGTCAGCCGCGCAAGCGCTTGATGCACGTGTACGACTTGTGCAAAGGTAAAAACATCTGCGAGGGTGGCGAGGAGATGGACAACAAGTTCGGAGTGGAGCAGCAGGAGAACGACGAGGACCTCACGAAAGAAAAG GGTCACGGAGGATGCGGACGCTACCAGCCTCGTATCCGGCGCTCAGGCCTGGAACTGTATGCCGAGTGGAAGCACGTGAACGAAGACTCTCAGGAGAAGAAGATTCTTCTCAGCCCCGAACGTGTGCACGAGATCTTTAAACGCATCTCGGACGAGGAAGATCTCATCCTGGGTATGGATCCCAAGTTTGCTCGGCCCGAGTGGATGATCGTCACCGTGTTGCCGGTGCCGCCTCTCGCCGTCAGACCGGCTGTGGTCATGCAGGGATCGGCCAGGAACCAG GACGATTTGACTCACAAGTTAGCCGACATCGTGAAAATCAACAACCAGCTGCGACGGAACGAGCAGAGCGGCGCCGCAGCACACGTCATAGCAGAAGACGTCAAGCTCCTGCAGTTCCACGTAGCCACCATGGTGGACAACGAGCTGCCTGGTCTGCCTCGA GCCATGCAGAAATCCGGTCGTCCGCTCAAATCAATCAAACAGCGGCTGAAGGGGAAAGAAGGCAGAGTTCGTGGAAACCTGATGGGGAAGCGTGTGGACTTCTCCGCCAGAACAGTCATCACGCCTGATCCCAACTTACAGATCGACCAGGTGGGCGTGCCCCGCTCCATCGCCGCTAACATGACCTTCCCTGAGATCGTCACGCCCTTTAACATCGACAG ACTCCAGGAACTCGTGAGGAGAGGAAACAGTCAGTATCCTGGAGCCAAATACATCATCCGTGATAACGGAGACCGAATTGACCTCCGGTTCCACCCAAAACCGAGCGACCTTCACCTTCAGATCGGCTATAAG GTGGAGAGGCACATGTGTGACGGCGACATAGTCATCTTTAACAGACAGCCCACCTTGCACAAAATGTCTATGATGGGTCACAGAGTTCGAATCCTGCCTTGGTCTACGTTTCGACTCaacctcag CGTAACGACTCCATACAATGCCGACTTCGACGGAGACGAGATGAACCTTCACCTGCCCCAGTCACTCGAGACCCGTGCCGAGATCCAGGAGCTGGCGATGGTGCCACGTATGATCGTCACACCCCAGTCCAACAGACCAGTCATGGGTATCGTGCAGGACACGCTTACGGCCGTGCGCAAGTTCACCAAGCGAGACGTCTTCTTAGAGAGG GGCGAAGTGATGAACCTGCTGATGTTCCTGTCCTCCTGGGACGGCAAAGTGCCTCAGCCTGCGATCCTGAAGCCACGCCCACTGTGGACCGGCAAACAGATCTTCAGCTTGATCATTCCAGGTCACATCAACGTGATCCGTACGCACAGCACGCATCCGGACGACGAAGACAGCGGCCCGTTTAAGCACATCTCTCCCGGAGACACAAAG GTGATTGTGGAAAACGGAGAACTGATCATGGGAATCCTGTGTAAGAAGTCCCTGGGTACATCTGCCGGTTCTCTCGTTCACATTTCCTACCTGGAGATGGGTCACGACATCACTCGGCTTTTTTACTCCAACATCCAGACTGTCGTCAACAACTGGCTGCTCATCGAAG GTCACTCTATCGGTATCGGTGATTCCATCGCCGACGCAAAGACGTATCTTGACATTCAGAACACCATCAAGAAGGCTAAGCAGGACGTGATAGAG GTCATCGAGAAAGCTCACAACAACGAACTGGAGCCCACTCCGGGTAACACTCTGAGACAGACCTTCGAGAACCAGGTCAACCGTATCCTGAACGACGCTCGAGACAAGACCGGATCTTCTGCCCAGAAGTCACTGTCTGAGTACAACAACTTCAAATCCATGGTGGTGGCTGGATCCAAGGGCTCCAAAATTAATATCTCACAG GTTATTGCTGTGGTGGGGCAGCAGAACGTTGAGGGTAAGCGAATCCCGTTCGGCTTCAAGCACCGGACTCTTCCTCACTTTATCAAGGATGACTACGGTCCCGAGAGTAGAGGGTTCGTGGAAAACTCGTACCTTGCCGGTCTGACGCCTACGGAGTTCTTCTTCCACGCCATGGGAGGCAGAGAGGGTCTGATCGATACGGCTGTGAAAACGGCCGAGACAG GTTATATCCAGCGTCGTCTGATCAAGTCTATGGAGTCTGTTATGGTGAAATACGACGCCACGGTGAGGAACTCCATTAATCAGGTGGTACAGCTGAGATACGGCGAGGACGGCTTGGCCGGAGAGGCCGTGGAGTTTCAAAACATGGCTACGCTTAAACCATCCCACAAAGCTTTTGAGAAGAA GTTCAAGTTCGAGTACACGAACGAGCGAGCGCTGCGGCGCACGCTGCAGGAGGACGTGTTGAAGGACGTGATGACCAACGCGCACGTCCAGAGCGCTCTGGAGAAGGAGTTCGACAAAATGAAGGAGGACCGAGAGATCTTGAGAGCTATTTTTCCCACTGGAGACAGCAAG GTGGTGCTGCCGTGCAATCTGGCTCGAATGATCTGGAACGCGCAAAAGATTTTCCGCATCAACCCGAGAACTCCGACGGATCTCAACCCTTTAAGAGTGGTGGAGG GTGTGCAAGAACTGAGTAAGAAGCTAGTGATCGTGAACGGCGACGATCCGCTAAGCAAGCAGGCCCAGCAGAACGCCACGCTGCTGTTTAACATCCACCTCCGCTCCACCCTCTGCTCCAAACGCATGACCGAAGAGTTTCGTCTCAGCTCCGAGGCCTTCGAGTGGCTCCTCGGTGAGATCGAGACCAAGTTCAACCAGTCGATC GTTCACCCGGGTGAGATGGTGGGTGCTCTGGCTGCTCAGTCTCTGGGTGAACCTGCCACTCAGATGACCCTGAACACCTTCCATTACGCCGGCGTGTCGGCCAAGAACGTCACCCTGGGTGTGCCTCGACTCAAGGAGCTGATCAACATCTCCAAACGTCCCAAGACTCCGTCCCTGACCGTGTTCCTGCTGGGCCAGGCTGCCCGCGACGCAGAGCGCGCCAAAGACATCCTGTGTCGCCTGGAGCACACGACCCTCCGCAAGGTCACGGCGAACACTGCTATCTACTATGACCCAAACCCTCAGAGCACGGTAGTTGCAGAGGATCAGGAGTGGGTGAACGTTTACTACGAGATGCCCGACTTCGACGTGACTCGCATCTCTCCCTGGCTCCTCCGCATCGAGCTGGACCGCAAGCACATGACGGACCGCAAGCTCTCCATGGAGCAGATCGCAGAGAAGATTAATGCAG GTTTTGGCGACGACCTAAACTGCATCTTCAATGACGATAACGCCGAGAAGCTGGTGCTGCGAATCCGTATCATGAACAGCGACGAGAACAAGTTCCAGGAG GACGAGGAGGTGGTGGATAAGATGGACGACGACGTGTTCCTGCGGTGCATCGAGTCCAACATGCTAACGGACATGACCTTACAGGGCATCGAACAAATCAGCAAG GTGTACATGCATCTTCCTCAAACCGAGAACAAGAAAAAGACCATAAtcacagaggagggagagtttAAAGCTCTACAGGAATGGATTCTGGAGACAGACGGCGTCAGTCTCATGAGAGTCCTCAGCGAGAAGGACGTCGACCCAGTCAGGACCACCTCGAACGATATTGTGGAGATCTTCACT GTGCTCGGTATCGAGGCGGTACGCAAGGCTCTGGAGAGAGAGTTGTACCACGTCATCTCCTTCGACGGTTCCTACGTGAACTACCGCCACCTCGCCCTCCTGTGCGACACCATGACCTGCAGAGGTCACCTGATGGCCATCACCCGTCACGGCATCAACAGACAGGACACCGGGCCGCTCATGAAGTGCTCTTTCGAAGAGACG GTGGACGTCCTGATGGAGGCGTCGTCCCACGGAGAATGCGATCCCATGAAGGGCGTGTCCGAAAACATCATGCTCGGACAGCTGGCTCCTGCAGGCACCGGCTGCTTCGACCTGCTGCTGGATGCTGAGAAATGCAAATATGGCATGGAGATCCCCACTAACATTCCCGGTATCAGCGTGGCTGGAC CAACCGGAATGTTCTTTGGTTCCGCCCCCAGCCCTATGAGTGGTATGTCTCCGGCCATGACGCCCTGGAACACGGGGGCCACCCCGGCTTATGGTGCATGGTCTCCCAGCGTGG GAAGTGGAATGACTCCTGGAGGTGCAGGTTTTTCACCAAGTGCTGCCTCCGACGCCAGCGGTTTCTCTCCGGGTTACTCGCCTGCGTGGTCTCCTACACCCGGCTCCCCTGGATCTCCTGGTCCAGCCAGTCCTTACATTCCCTCTCCAG GTGGCGCCATGTCTCCAAATTATTCCCCTACGTCACCAGCGTATGAGCCACGCTCCCCTGGAGGCTATACCCCACAGAGCCCTGGCTATTCCCCCACGTCCCCGTCATATTCTCCCACTTCTCCTTCCTACTCTCCCACCAGCCCTAACTATAGCCCTACGTCTCCATCTTATTCCCCAACGTCTCCATCTTACTCTCCCACATCTCCATCTTACTCCCCAACCTCACCAAGCTATTCACCCACATCACCCTCTTACTCTCCAACGTCTCCTTCTTATTCCCCCACTTCCCCTTCGTACTCTCCGACGTCCCCGTCATACTCTCCGACTTCGCCTTCTTATTCTCCGACGTCTCCCAGCTATTCTCCGACGTCTCCCAGCTATTCTCCCACCTCCCCCTCGTACTCGCCCACCTCCCCCTCGTACTCACCCACCTCTCCTTCGTATTCCCCAACGTCGCCCTCGTATTCCCCGACATCTCCAAGTTACAGCCCGACCTCGCCCAATTACACGCCCACTTCGCCCAGCTACTCACCCACCTCTCCATCTTACAGCCCCACTTCACCTTCATATTCGCCCACGTCTCCGAATTACACACCCACAAGCCCCAATTATTCTCCAACGTCTCCATCTTACTCCCCTACCTCTCCATCTTACTCTCCATCCAGCCCACGGTACACACCGCAGTCTCCTACGTACACCCCGAGCTCGCCCTCGTACAGCCCGAGCTCCCCATCTTACTCTCCCACCTCTCCCAAATACACCCCCACCTCTCCATCATACAGCCCCAGCTCTCCGGAATACACCCCGACGTCACCCAAATACTCGCCCACTTCGCCCAAGTACTCGCCCACGTCTCCCAAATACAGCCCCACGTCTCCAACTTATTCTCCCACTACGCCCAAATACAGCCCTACTTCTCCGACGTACTCCCCAACGTCTCCTACCTACACCCCGACCAGTCCCAAGTACTCTCCCACTTCTCCTACCTACTCCCCGACGTCTCCAAAATACTCACCAACTTCACCGACATACTCTCCTACTAGTCCCAAAGGTTCGACTTACAGCCCCACTTCGCCGGGGTACAGTCCGACGTCTCCGACCTACAGTCCAGCCATCAGCCCTGATGACAGCGACGAGGAAAACAACTGA